One Malus domestica chromosome 11, GDT2T_hap1 genomic region harbors:
- the LOC139189571 gene encoding secreted RxLR effector protein 161-like: MVSCKPVATPLVVNEKFQREDGSGDADESVYRSLVGSLLYLTVTRPDIMYAASLLSRFMHKPTCIHYGAAKRILRYIQGTLDFGIMYERNVKPKLYGFCDSDWGGSVDDLKSTSGYTFTLGTGVFSWASKKQKSVALSTAEAEYVSASIATSQAVWLRRIMQDFGEKQESATHILCDNKSAIAMSKNPVCHGKSKHIALKHHYIRGAVEDKEVDVVYCKTEDQVADIFTKA, encoded by the coding sequence atggTTAGTTGCAAGCCTGTTGCAACACCTCTAGTTGTGAATGAAAAGTTTCAAAGAGAAGATGGTAGTGGTGATGCTGATGAATCTGTGTATAGAAGCCTAGTTGGGAGTTTGTTGTATTTGACAGTGACTAGACCTGATATTATGTATGCTGCAAGCTTGTTGTCCAGATTTATGCACAAGCCTACTTGCATTCACTATGGAGCTGCAAAGAGAATCCTAAGATACATACAAGGTACACTTGACTTTGGTATTATGTATGAAAGGAATGTTAAGCCAAAATTGTATGGGTTCTGTGATAGTGACTGGGGAGGTAGTGTGGATGACTTGAAGAGCACATCTGGCTATACTTTTACATTAGGGACTGGTGTATTCTCTTGGGCATCTAAGAAACAGAAATCAGTTGCACTATCAACGGCAGAGGCTGAGTATGTGTCGGCTTCAATTGCAACTTCTCAAGCAGTGTGGCTGAGAAGAATTATGCAAGATTTTGGTGAGAAACAAGAATCAGCAACTCATATCCTTTGTGACAATAAGTCAGCTATTGCCATGAGCAAGAATCCTGTCTGTCATGGTAAATCAAAGCATATTGCTCTGAAGCATCACTACATCAGAGGTgctgtggaagacaaggaaGTGGATGTGGTCTACTGCAAGACAGAAGATCAAGTTGCTGATATCTTTACCAAGGCATAA
- the LOC103449215 gene encoding pentatricopeptide repeat-containing protein At3g62470, mitochondrial-like: protein MTLFLRRSSSSAQSHLLYSQPHPRTPLSDVHLRRRFTAELCSFYQGRERRHRRREQVCLPSGCSLPLSGLLHSSPRRYLYHSHCQIPFLLPHPTSLFILQEKLLTTSITIPNFTTSMVGIECGLRGFSSATAGGSDSGAETDSEDEDRRGSVHVSSSADPEEVDRVCKVIDELFALDRNMEAVLDECGIQLSHDLVVAVLKRFQHARKPAFRFFCWAGQKPGFSHDSRTYNSMMGILGKTRQFETMVSLLEEMGVKELLTMKTFVIAFKAFAAAKERKKAVGIFELMKSYKFKVGIDTINCLLDTLGRAKLGKEMQLLFEKLKGRFTPNLQTYTVLLNGWCSSKNLMEAGRVWNEMVDKGFKPDIVAYNTMLGGLLRGHKRSDAIKLFEVMKAKGPSPNVRSYSILIQDFCKQKKMKEAVDSFYEMRESGCQPDVAVYTCLITGFGNQKKMETVYELLKEMKETGCTPDGRTYNALIKVMTTQQRMPDDAVRIYKKMIQNGVEPSIHTFNMIMKSYFQTRNYDMGCAVWDEMIQKGFCPDDNSYTVLIGGLISQGRSGEACKYLEEMVEKGMKPPQLDLNKFAADFSRAGKPDILEELAQKMKFSGKFEVSNVFARWAEMMKKRVKRRDPIENG from the coding sequence ATGACTCTCTTTCTAAGAAGATCCTCCTCATCCGCCCAAAGCCACCTACTCTACTCTCAACCGCACCCAAGAACACCACTCTCAGATGTCCACCTACGCCGCCGCTTCACCGCCGAGCTATGCTCTTTCTATCAGGGACGAGAAAGACGGCACCGCCGCCGAGAGCAAGTATGCCTTCCTAGTGGTTGCTCTCTGCCCCTGTCTGGTTTGCTTCATTCTTCTCCTCGTCGTTATCTCTATCATTCTCATTGTCAAATTCCATTTCTTTTGCCACACCCCACTTCACTCTTTATTCTACAAGAAAAATTGCTAACTACATCCATTACAATCCCCAATTTTACAACTTCAATGGTTGGCATTGAATGTGGTCTTAGGGGGTTTTCTAGTGCCACCGCTGGTGGTTCGGATTCGGGTGCTGAAACTGATAGTGAGGACGAGGATAGGAGGGGGAGTGTTCATGTTAGTTCTAGTGCAGACCCGGAAGAGGTCGACAGGGTATGCAAGGTGATCGACGAATTGTTTGCCTTAGATCGGAATATGGAAGCGGTTCTTGATGAATGCGGGATTCAGTTGTCCCATGATTTGGTTGTGGCGGTGTTGAAACGCTTCCAGCACGCTAGAAAACCCGCCTTTCGGTTTTTCTGTTGGGCTGGGCAGAAGCCAGGGTTTTCGCATGATTCTAGGACTTACAATTCGATGATGGGCATTTTAGGAAAGACCAGGCAGTTTGAGACCATGGTGTCGCTGCTCGAAGAAATGGGAGTGAAGGAGCTTTTGACAATGAAAACATTTGTGATTGCTTTTAAAGCTTTTGCTGCTgccaaggagaggaagaaagctGTTGGCATTTTTGAACTGATGAAGTCCTACAAGTTCAAAGTTGGCATCGATACTATTAATTGCTTGCTTGATACTCTTGGAAGGGCAAAGCTGGGAAAAGAAATGCAATTGCTTTTCGAGAAGTTGAAGGGGAGGTTTACACCAAATTTACAAACTTATACCGTACTGCTAAACGGGTGGTGTAGCTCAAAGAATTTAATGGAAGCAGGGAGGGTGTGGAATGAGATGGTTGACAAGGGATTTAAGCCTGATATTGTTGCGTATAATACAATGCTCGGAGGGTTGTTGAGGGGTCACAAGAGGTCTGATGCTATCAAGTTGTTTGAGGTCATGAAAGCCAAGGGCCCATCTCCCAACGTTAGAAGCTATAGTATTCTGATTCAAGATTTCTGCAAGCAAAAAAAGATGAAAGAAGCAGTTGACTCTTTTTATGAAATGCGAGAATCTGGGTGCCAGCCAGATGTTGCGGTTTACACGTGCTTAATCACAGGGTTTGGAAATCAGAAGAAGATGGAAACAGTTTATGAATTGTTGAAGGAGATGAAGGAAACCGGTTGCACTCCTGATGGGCGGACATACAATGCCTTGATTAAAGTGATGACGACGCAGCAGCGAATGCCGGATGATGCAGTGCGGATATACAAGAAGATGATTCAAAATGGCGTTGAGCCATCAATACACACTTTTAACATGATCATGAAGTCTTATTTTCAGACTAGAAATTATGATATGGGTTGTGCAGTATGGGATGAGATGATTCAGAAGGGGTTTTGCCCTGATGACAACTCATATACTGTTCTCATTGGAGGTCTTATAAGTCAGGGAAGATCAGGAGAGGCCTGTAAATATCTAGAGGAAATGGTTGAGAAAGGAATGAAACCTCCCCAGCTTGATTTAAATAAGTTTGCAGCCGATTTCTCCAGAGCTGGAAAACCTGATATTCTTGAGGAGTTGGCGCAGAAGATGAAGTTTTCTGgtaaatttgaagtctccaatgTCTTTGCAAGGTGGGCTGAGATGATGAAGAAAAGGGTAAAGAGAAGAGATCCTATTGAAAATGGTTAA